A region of the Candidatus Paceibacterota bacterium genome:
GTGTACGCTCTTGGAGGAGTGCCCGGAATTGGTAACGGACCGCATTCGAAACGCGGCGCGCGTAAGCGCTTGGAGGTTCGAGTCCTCTCTCCTCCGCAACGTATAAAAACAACCCCGACTGAGGGGTTGTTTTTATACGTATGCTTTGAAGTGTTGTCTTTAGCGGAGAGATTGACTTTTCTTATAAATATGCTATCATTTATTTAGACAAATCCAAAGAAGCAGAAAAGGATGCATCAGATGAAACACACAGTCATCATCCGGGAAGGAGCGAATCTTTCTCAGCTCAATGCAGCTGTTGTTGTGCTTGGACACCTTCGTGAAGTGTTGCATGGTTCAACACTGTACAGCACGTACGCTGAGATGCTCAAGGTGAGCAAGGAAAGTGGTATTCCCCTCTCCGACATCGGAACATCCGAGGAGGAGATCAAACACCTCTGCCGAGTCGGCAGTCTGAATGTTCTCAGACAATTCAGCGAACTTCTCGAGGCCCACCGCAAACTCGAATCCAGCGACTCGACCAAGCTGTTTGAGGACACAATTCGAGACGAGGTCGCGTGTAACCATGTGACCCGCGAAGACCTCGAGAACCTCGAACTCTTCAACGAGTTCGGGATCTACTTGGAAGGAGTCGCGGGATGCGCGTAAGAAAGAAATCCTACTGGGCATTCAAGAGGCTCGGATGGATAGCCCTCGCCTGTCTCACGCTCATCCTTCTCGGCATATCGATGTCCCACCTGAGCACTCCTCGGTGGTATACCGAAGCCTTCCAGGTTCTCTTCTGCTTGGCTACGGCAATGGTGTTCTCCTTGACGATTATCACAATCGTTCAAGACGTCCTCAAGAAACAGAGGGCCAGGAAGATCTACCAAGCCACCAACAGCTAACCGTACCCGCCGTCGCATTATGCGACGGCGGTTTTTCTTTATCTGGAAAAATACCTATTTTCTGCTACTATAAGCCTGTCTAAGGGGCGATTAGCCCCTCACTTGCAGAATATGTATTATGTATATATTTTAAAGAGTGAAAAAGATGAAAGTATCTATGTTGGATACACAAATGATCTGAAAAGGCGTTTTGTGGAGCACAACGAAGGACAGAACACTTCTACGAAACACAAAATCCCTTTTCAGCTCATTTATTACGAATCCTATAAGGCGCAAGCGGACGCAAAGCATCGAGAAAAACAACTAAAACGTTTTTCAGGCTCGATGACTCATCTAAAAAATAGGATTCGTAATAGCTTGGGCAAGTGAGGGGCGATTAGCCCCTCACTTGCGATAGCTGAAGTATATTGTTGTAGTAGAATTGTAATTACGGCAAGTGAGGGGCGATTAGCTCAGTTGGTTAGAGCGCATCATTGACGTTGATGAGGTCACAGATTCGAATTCTGTATCGCCCACATTTATGGAAAAAAATATTGTTATTCTCTACCACGCAAAATGCTTCGACGGCTTTGGTGCGGCATGGGTATGCCGCAAAGAATTCGGCGAGGATGCTGAGTATATCCCCGTGAGCGACCGCATAACCCCACCCGAAGGTCTCGATGGCAAAGAGGTGTACGTTGTCGACTTCAGTTACCCGAAAGAGGTTTTGCGTGATCTTGAGATCCGCGCCAAGAGACTGGTAGTAATTGACCACCACCTAAGCGCAGAAGAAAATGTACGATCACTCAAAGAACATGTCTTTGACCTCGACCACTCAGGCGCAATACTCACGTGGCAATATTTCTTCCCGGATACAGAGCCACCCCTCCTACTTAAACTCATTGAAGACAATGACCTTTGGCTCTTTAACTTTTCTGAGACCAAGCCGTTTATTAAAATCCTCGGAATCATTTCGTTCGAATTTGAAGACTGGGATGCTCTAGCGGAGGATTTTGAAGACAAAGAAAAACGCGCGGCGATTCTAGAGAAGGGTTCTCTTTATGAAGAATATTGGAATATGCTCATCAAACAATTGGCCGACAGTGCCAAGGAGGTCGAGTTTGAGGGTTATCGTGTCTATGCGATTAATATGCATGGAATATTTCGTTCAGAACTTGGGAATCTCCTCGCCAATAAAAAACCGCCATTTGCGATTCTCTGGGGACACAAGGATGAGGACGCACTCACTTTTTCCTTGCGTGGAGATGGTAGTGTTAATGTAGCCGAGATTGCTGAGAAATATGGCGGTGGTGGGAATCACGATACGGCGGCATTTAGGATCACCAACTCAGTGACGCTTCCCTTTACTCTCGTTGAGGAGCTCGAAGAATAACTCTAAGTTATGAAAATACTTGCTATAGAAACATCTTGCGATGAGACGGCAGTCAGCGTTGTTGAAGCTAACGGATCGTTTAAGGATGGTGTGTCTTTTACTGTCTTGGGGAACACGCTCCTCTCGCAGGTTGAGCTCCATCGCGAGTATGGCGGAGTCTACCCAACCCTTGCAAAGCGCGAACATGCGCGAAATCTCGTCCCGCTTCTCTCACAAACACTCTCCGAAGCTGGTATGTCTGAGGAAGCGTTGAGGCCGCTCTCTCAGGACCAGGTGAGTGGGCTTAAAGAACTCCTCGAGCGAGAGCCAGATCTCTTCGTGTTACTTATTGCCTTCCTTTCAAACACCAAGAAGCCGGATATCGACGCGGTCGCGGTGACAGTGGGGCCGGGGCTCGAACCAGCGCTTTGGGTCGGGATCAATTTCGCCAAAGCTCTCGCGACTGTATGGGACCTCCCGCTTATCCCGGTAAACCATATGGAGGGGCATGTACTCTCATCACTCATTAAGAATAATGAGATTGTCCCGATCAATCTGCCCGCTCTCGCGCTCCTTATCTCCGGCGGGCACACACAACTAGTCCTTATGAAAAAATGGGGCGAGTACGAGATCCTCGGCGAAACGCGCGACGATGCGGTCGGTGAAGCGTTTGATAAGGTGGCACGTATGCTCGAGCTTCCCTACCCCGGCGGACCAGAGATCTCAAAACTTGCCCAAATGGCACGAGAAGAGAATCTTGAGAAGCCATTCTCACTCCCCCGACCAATGGTCGATTCAAATAATCTTGATTTCTCGTTCTCCGGACTCAAAACTGCCGTGTTGCACCTTGTTCAAGAACAGAACGGTCGCGAAACCGGACTCACTGAAACAACCAAAAAGCAGATTGCACATGAGTTTGAAGATGCGGCTGCAGACGTCCTTCTTAAAAAGACACTTCGTGCGCTCGATGAGAGCGGTGCCCAGACATTCCTCCTCGGCGGCGGAGTCTCTGCAAACGCCCATGTCCGCTACACACTTGAGACTCACCTTGAGCGTACCCACCCTTATGTAGAGCTGTATATCCCTCCCGTATCGCTCACCGGTGACAATGCCATCATGATCGCTGCAAGCGCGTACCTTACACACCTCAAAGCAAAGAAGCTGCCGAAGCTGGAAGATGTTGTCGCAAACGGCACATATTCCTTGAAATAGCCCCGTATTTTGCTATTATTTTGAAGAATGGACGATATATTCCTCAAACCATACGACCCCAAGACACATGAAGATGTGCTCTATGAGAAATGGGAAAAGTTAGGATACTTCAACCCAGATTTGCTTCCTCCACTCCCCTCAGGAAAAGAGCGCACTGAACCATTTTCAATAGTCCTCCCCCCGCCTAATGTGACCGGGACGCTCCATATGGGTCACGCATCGATGCTCGCGATCCAGGATATCCTGATACGGTTTAACCGGATGTGTGGTAAGAAGACTCTCTGGCTCCCCGGCACCGACCACGCAGCGATTGCTACCCAATCAAAGGTCGAGAAAGAGATCTACAAAAAGTAAAAGAAAAACCGACACGACCTTGGTCGCGAAACATTTCTCAAGCGCATTGAGGAGTTCGCGCAAGAGAGTCATGACACCATCGTAAACCAGGTGCGCAAGATGGGCTCATCGGTTGATTGGAGTCGCGAAGCTTTCACCCTCGACAGTGCGCGTACGAACGCGGTCTACACCGCGTTCGTACGCATGTATAATGACGAGCTTATCTATCGCAGTGCGCGCATTGTTAACTGGGACCCGAAAGGACAGACAACCGTCTCGGATGATGAAGTGGTGCACGAAGAGCGGAAGGCGACACTCTATACGTTTAAATATTTTCCTGACTTCCCTATCTCAATCGCAACAACACGCCCCGAGACGAAAGTGGGTGACACGGCGGTCGCGGTCAACCCTGAGGACGAACGATACAAGGAGTATGTTGGCAAAACCTTTACCGGGGAATTCGCCGGAGTGACTCTTTCTGTCACGGTGCTTGCCGACGAATCTGTTGATCCCGAATTCGGTACCGGTGCACTCGGGGTAACCCCCGCGCACAGCCAAGCCGACTGGGAGATAGCTGAGCGACACAATATTGACGCGCGTCCGCAGGTCATCAATGAGTATGCAAAAATGACCAAAGAAGCCGGGCCACTTGTTGAAGGCAAAAATGTAGCTGGAGCACGTGAAGTGATCGTCGAGTGGCTTCGAGAGAGAGACCTTCTTGAGGGCGAGGAAGAGATCACACAGAACGTCTCAACAGCTGAACGCACCGGCGGCATCATCGAGCCGCTGCCAAAACTCCAGTGGTGGATCGACACTGAGAAAGAGTTTGTACTTCAAGAGTCACATATCAAAGGAATTGAGAGTGGTGAGACGGTCACTCTCAAGCAGCTCATGAAGCATGCGGTTGAAGATGGCGAGATCGACATCCTCCCTGAGCGCTTTAAGAAAACCTACTACCACTGGATTGATAACCTTCGACCATGGTGTATCTCTCGACAAATTTGGTACGGACACCGCATCCCCGTGTGGTACCGCCCGACTGACGCTCGTGGCGGGCAGGGTGACGAAATACATGTCGGCACAGAAGCTCCGCAAGGAGAGGGTTGGGAACAGGATCCCGACACGCTCGACACCTGGTTCTCTTCCGGGCTCTGGACCTTCTCAACACTTGGCTGGCCTGAGGAAACGGACGACCTCAAGACCTACCACCCGACGAGTGTCCTTGAGACCGGCTACGATATCCTCTTCTTTTGGGTGGCACGCATGGTGCTTATGTCGACGTATCACCTTGGTGAAGTGCCATTCCACACCGTCTACCTCCACGGGCTTGTGCGCGACGAGAAAGGTCGCAAGATGAGCAAGTCGCTCGGCAATATCATCGATCCGCTCGATATGATCGAGAAATACGGTGCTGACGCAACTCGACTCTCGCTCATCATCGGCGTTGCAGTTGGCAACGACCTGCGCCTCTCAGAAGATAAAGTACGTGGCTATAAACACTTTGCGAACAAGATCTGGAACATCAGTCGTTTCGTACTCTCAAACCTGCCTCAAGACTTCGACCCTAAGAACACACCCACACTCCGTCTAGAGGAACAGAAGCGCCTCGACGAGCTTGGTAGCGTGGTAGACGAGGTCACTGAGAACATTGAGAAATTCCGTCTTGACCTCGCTGCCGATCAGATCTATCAGTATGTGTGGCACACTTTCGCTGATGTTATCATTGAAGAGAGTAAAGAGATTCTCAACGGGGAAGATGAGGATGCGAAGCGCTCAACACAATGGATGCTCTCGCGCGCGCTCACCGACTCACTCAAGATACTCCACCCGTTCATGCCGTTTGTGACTGAAGCAGTGTGGCAACATCTCCCCGAGAATCTTCGTGACACTGAGATGCTTATCGTTGCATCGTATCCAACAAATCGCTAACCAACACGCTATATGCCACCAATTGAGACTTTCATATTCGCATTCCTTGGCGGCCTCCTCCCTGCTTTACTCTGGCTCTGGTTCTGGCTGCGGCAAGATAAACACCCTGAGCCAAAGCGGCTCATATTCCTCGCGTTCTTCATGGGTATGCTCTCAGTGCCGTTCGTGGTGCCATTTGAGAGATATGCGCAAGGCATCTTCACTGGAACAATGATGATTGCCTCGTGGGCAGCAATCGAAGAACTCCTTAAATTTGGGTTTGCCTACTTCTCGGTATTACGCCGAAAAGAACTTAATGAACCAATAGACGCGGTGATCTATATGATCAGCATTGCGCTCGGTTTTGCCGCGCTTGAGAATACGCTCTTCCTTGTTGAACCTATTGCCGACGGTGATCTGGTTACGAGTATTCTCACCGGCAACTTCCGTTTCCTTGGGGCGACATTGCTTCATGTACTCTCATCGGCAACCGTTGGAGTCTTTATGGCACTGAGCTTTTATAGAGGAAAGAAAGTTCGCTCTCTCTTCACCATCGTCGGACTTATCCTTGCCATTTTATTGCATACTCTTTTCAACTTTTTTATAATTAACAGTAACGAAACGAACATTCTACTCGTGTTTGCGTTCGTGTGGGCGGGTATTGTCGCACTCATGCTCATGCTCGAGAAGATAAAACGTATTAAACAGAAGTGCTGGTCACTAATTAAGAGAAAATAGCCATGATAAGGAACAAACCATCTTTCTTTGAGAGACTCACAGGAGCGACGTCAATTGATGACTACGAAGACGATATCTTTGACGAGGAAGTTGCCCCTGCCCCACGGAAGGCAAGACACATAGAGATAGAACTCGAAGATGAAGAAAAGGGCGACGAAGAAGGTCGCTGGATTGAAGAAGAAGGACAGCTCAGCGTCGACGTCTATCAGACCGCTGACCAGATCATCATTAAGGCGATCGTTGCCGGTGTCCGTCCGGACCACCTCGATGTTTCAATCACCCGCGACATGGTGACCATTAAAGGTAAGCGCGAAGAGGCAAAGGAAGTCACTGAAGAAAATTATTTTTACAAAGAACTCTATTGGGGATCATTTGCCCGCACCATCCTCCTTCCGCAAGAGATTGAGCCCGAGAGTGCTGAGGCAAATGAGAAACACGGCGTGCTCACCATTAAACTTCCGAAGATCGACAAAGACCGGGAAACAAAACTCAAGGTCAAGGGGTCATAGTAGACGCCACCATAAACGCCAGGGTCATCTTGGCGTTTATGGTGGCTCTGTGGAGCCGTGTTTTGAAAGACGCCAGGCATATCCTGGCGTTTTTTCTTGTGCTTGGTGGCAGATTCGGGGTCAAGTCTCTAAGCTCGCAAACTCGCTAAGAGCTTCCTCCCCGGACTCGGCGACAAGCCCGAGCTAACGCTCGTCTTGTATACCGCCTCCGTCTTTCGAATCTACCCTAAAGCGAGAAACAAAATCGCCCAACGCTAACGCGTTGGGTTCTTTGTTTCTTGTGCTTGGGGGCAGATTCGAACTGCCGACCCCTGCTTCTTCAGAGCAGTGCTCTAACCAACTGAGCTACCCAAGCATGTGTTTACTATACCCGTCTTTGATTATCTGTTGAAGATGTTGAGGATATCCTCAATACCACTTCCACCAATATCCTGCAGCTGCCCCTGAAGTCCTTCAACCTTTCCACCGACCTCCTGCACCGCCTGCGCGGCACCGAGCACCTGATCAAGGACGGGTGCAAGGAAGTTGATGTAGAGATATACTGGCACCCCAATAAGAGCAGCAATCCAGAGTAATTTGAGTATACCTCCCCAAAGCGCATGGCGGCGCATCTTCCGCAGGAGTTTATTGTTCTCCTTCGTAAGCTCGAGATTCTGCTTGATAAGCTCCTCGGTACTGCGTTCCATACAAAAGAGAGTATAGCAAAAATAGCCAAAAAAAAGAAGATGGCGGTATTAGAATACCAAAGCAATAAGAAAGCCGGCAATAAGCGTAACTGCGAGGACAAACTGCACCACAGTGCTGCCCACTATGCCAAGCGTTGTGTAGAGTGCTACGCGGAGCGCTTGTGTACGCTCGACCCCCTCAGCAAGAGCGCCGAGAAAAGCGCCTATGAGCGCGCCGATGAGTACGCCAATAGGACCAAGTGTTGCCACACCAACCATGAGGCCGGCGATACTCCCGAGAATCGACTTCCACTTTCCTCCTCCAATGCGCGCACCAAGAGCGGATCCCACGTAGTCAGCAAATACCGCAAGGAGTGCGACCACACCTGCACCCACCACAAATGGCACTGTCACCGTACTAAATCCCGTCACATACGCATACAAAAAGATACCACTAAAGACGAACCCAATACCGGGGAGTCCTGGTATAACAGTGCCTGCCACCCCGAAAGCAAAGAGAAGCGCGGTAAAAGTCCACAAGAGTTCTCCATTCATGCTTGAGAGTATAGCATAAAGACAGTCCGGACAGAGCTCCTCTTCATGGCACTAAAAATATGCTACATTACATGCATCGCCCCTGTAGTTAAATGGATATAACAATCCCGTCCTAAGGGATTATTCTGGGTTCGATTCCTGGCGGGGGCACAGAATTCACACAAAAACACCCAACTCTAAGTTGGGTGTCTTTATGCAATCCAGACTAAATTAAATACCGAGTAGCTGCGAGAGTTTCTCCTTGTCAAAGCCAACCATCATCTCCTCGTCAACAAAGATGACCGGGACACCCATTTGTCCGCTTCTCTCAATCATCTCCTGGCGCTTCTCGAGGTCCTCTGCCACATTGTGTTCGGTATACTCAATACTCTTCTCATCAAGGAACTCTTTTACCATCTGACAAAAGTGACAACTCGGGGTGCTATAGATAACTACATTCTTATCCATAAATATACTCAGATTAATTCGTAATGTCACCACAGTATACCACACTCCACCACCCCATCCACAACCACAACCACCCTGCTATTCATACGATATATCGTATGAATAGCAGGGTGGGGTCTTACATTGCCTCTATCGCCAAAACAAAAGAATATCAACAAGTACGTCCCAGAATCCACCGCGCTCTCCTCCGTTTTCGTCACCCATGCTCCTTGGAGTATCTACAATCACAATGACCTGCTCTCCTTCTTTTGCCACTTCGTATTTTTGCCGTATCTCCGCTTCGACACCACGGGTGGTATTCAGGCGGTCGATCTCACTCTGGATCGCCTGCTCACGCGCTTCAAGCCCCTCAAGGTGCGCAAGTTGTTGGTTTTTATTGATGCGTGTTTGACGCGCTTGCTGATATACCCCCCAGACGCCATGTGTAAGTAAGCCAGCAATAATGATTAGGAGCACCACACTCGGCCACGAGTACAACCAATATCGTATTTTTCGTTTCTCGTAAAAGTCAAACATAAGGGCTGGTTAGGGATCTAGCAGTACTGCTTGAAAAAAGACCGTATCTCGTCTATTATCTTGATTATACCTTAGGATAAAGCGATATCCTTCATAACTTTATAAACCTGTAACTTCCAACCCATTTTATGCTATTCCACAAACGAACCAAGAAAGTGATGCGTTATATTTGGATCGTGCTTAGTATCCTAATTATTGCGAGCATGGTGCTTTTCTTTGCACCTGGACTCATCTCCGGAGTGGGCTACTAGCGGACTATTTCCTCTCATCACCGCGCATCACCTTAAGGAATACGTCTTGTGGGATGTTCACTTTTGCATGCAGCTGCATTTTCTTCTTTCCCTTCTTCTGCTTTTCCCAGAGCTTGCGCTTTCGAGTGATATCGCCACCATAGAGGTGCCCGGTCACATCCTTCTTGAGTGCTGAGAGCTTGCGCGAGGCGAGGATACGCCCAAGTGCGCGACCTTGGATCTTTACCACCACCTGCTGACGAGGCAGGAGTTTTGAGAGTCGCTCAACGATGGCTTCTGCCTCTTCTTGCACCCGGCGGCGTGCGACAATGCGAGAGAACGCCGGTACCACCTCTTCGGAAATGAGCACATCAAGCCTGATCACATCAGCATCAAGCATCGGCCCGACCTCATAGAGGATAGAGGCAAACCCAGAGGACGCATTCTTGAGTTGATCAAAGAAATTGCGCATAAGCTCACGAAGTGGCATATCTGCCGCAACCCGAATACGGTCGTCACCAAAGTTTTCTGAGTCACCCACGATCGCTTCGTGCTCAAAAAGAAGCTGCATGATTGCGCCGATGTAGTCAGCAGGCACAATGATCTCAACTGCTACCCACGGCTCGAGCACTTTTTCATATATATTTGACTCAGGAAATTGGATTGCTGAGTATACTTTTTTGTGTTCACCTCCTTTGAACACAATCTCGTATGTGATACTCGGTGTTGTTACCACGATTTCGAGGTCAAACTCGCGCCGCAGTCGCTCGGTCACAATCTCAAGATGAAGCATCCCGAGGAACCCACAACGATACCCGCGCCCCATCACCCCCGAGGTCTCTTCCTCAAAAGAGAGCGAGGAATCGGAAAGAGAGAGTCGCAAGAGCGCCTGTTTGAGTTCGGTGAAATCGTCTTGACTCTCAGGGTAGACGGACGCCCAAACCATCGGTGTCGGGCGCATGTACCCAGAAAGTGCCGACACAACACTCCCCTGCTTCACAAGCGTGTCTCCGACAGACGCGATACCCGGCTTCTTAATCCCCGTCACAATGTAGCCAATTGAACCCGGGGTGAGTTCGTTAACCGGCGTTTCCTCAGGCGAGAAGATCCCCACCTCAATAGCATTAAACTTCTCATTCGCTATCTTAAACGCGAGCGTGTCACCTCTCATCACTTTGCCATCAAGTACGCGAATATAGACGATTACACCGCGATGCGTATCATATTGAAAATCAAACACCAAACCACGCAGACTCTCAGGTGAGTCACTGAGCTCAGAGACCGGAGCGGGAACCTGCTCAATTACCTGCTTGAGGAGCTCTAAAACCCCAACACCGGTCTTCCCTGAGCAGTGCAACACATCGCTCGGGTCGCACCCGAGGAGTGTTGCGACCTCTTGCGCAACCTCCTCTACTCGCGCAAGTGGTGAGTCTACCTTACTTAATGCGGGGACAATCACAAGCCCCGCTTCTTGCGCCATACGAAGGGTGGAGAGTGTTTGTGCCTGCACACCCTGCGTTGAGTCAACGAGCAAGATTGCCCCTTCAACCGCTTTGAGCGCTCGAGAAACCTCATAGTGAAAGTCGATGTGTCCGGGGGTGTCAATAAGGTTCAATGTGTACCCGCTACCACCCATTGTGTGACGCATGGTAACTGGCTGCATCTTGATCGTGATTCCCCGCTCACGCTCAAGCTCCATACTATCGAGCACCTGCTCTTTCATCTTACGCGCCTCAACCGTCCCTGTGATCTCAAGCATACGATCGGCAAGTGTGGACTTGCCGTGGTCAATGTGTGCGATTATTGAAAAATTCCGAATGGTGTTCATAAGAGTTGAGATAAAACGATGTGGCTATGAATACTTGCTCCGTATGGAACTAAGACGTAGCGTAGATGCTGGAGTTTCTGATTCTGTTCATGATGTAAAAACGAATCTACCCGGAAGCCGTATGAACAGAGACATCTCCACAGAATCCTACAGTTCTGTGCGCTCACCTCCAACCACTGGTGTCTTCCAGAACCTATGAAGGAGTGACTGTTTAATCTCACCTATTTCCTTGTTACCAAGCGCAATAAGGAGGATGCTACCGGCAAGGATACCTATGATTCCTGAGAAAAACCCCTGGGCAAATATACCCCAAAATGTCTCAATATCAAAGATGTCATCGAAAAGATTGAGAAGTTGGTGGGTAATGAACCCCATCACCACCGAAGCTGAGAGCACCTCAAAGAACACTTTGAGGATCCGTCGAGAGAATCCTCGAGCATCCCGCCCAAAGAGAAACCAGAAGATACCCGCATTCACTATCGCTCCAAAAGAGAACCCGAGTGGAAGCATTAGAACCTCCGTACCGGGAATCCCCTCGATACGGAAGAGTGACTCAAAGAAGAATCGCCAGGTATCTGATGCATTAAAGATGTAGAGAAAAGCTCCTGCGCTTGCAATGGTAAGTGCTCCAGAGAAGACGTTCACAACAAACGGAAGCTGCGTTCTGCCGGATGCATAATATCCACGCACGAAAAGCAACGTCAGACCTTGCGCCACAAGCGAAAGCGAGAAGAGTGCAAAGAGCGCGGCGGTGAGTCGTGTATCAGTCCAGTCGAAGGCGCCTGAACCGAGTATGACGCGCACAATTTGTGCCCGCAATACCACCACCAAGACCACAATCGGTGTTGACCAAAAGATAATATGTCGAGCAGCAGTGAGTATATGTTCGATATATTCTTCCTTGTTGCCACTCGAGAAGAGTCGCGCAAGCGTTGGAAACGCAGCAACCGAATAACTCACTCCGATGATTGCAAGTGGTACCGCCTGAAGATTAAATGAGAGACTAAAGACCGTGATCGATCCTTTCGCCATAAGAGA
Encoded here:
- a CDS encoding septum formation initiator family protein, with the protein product MFDFYEKRKIRYWLYSWPSVVLLIIIAGLLTHGVWGVYQQARQTRINKNQQLAHLEGLEAREQAIQSEIDRLNTTRGVEAEIRQKYEVAKEGEQVIVIVDTPRSMGDENGGERGGFWDVLVDILLFWR
- a CDS encoding tRNA (adenosine(37)-N6)-threonylcarbamoyltransferase complex transferase subunit TsaD — encoded protein: MKILAIETSCDETAVSVVEANGSFKDGVSFTVLGNTLLSQVELHREYGGVYPTLAKREHARNLVPLLSQTLSEAGMSEEALRPLSQDQVSGLKELLEREPDLFVLLIAFLSNTKKPDIDAVAVTVGPGLEPALWVGINFAKALATVWDLPLIPVNHMEGHVLSSLIKNNEIVPINLPALALLISGGHTQLVLMKKWGEYEILGETRDDAVGEAFDKVARMLELPYPGGPEISKLAQMAREENLEKPFSLPRPMVDSNNLDFSFSGLKTAVLHLVQEQNGRETGLTETTKKQIAHEFEDAAADVLLKKTLRALDESGAQTFLLGGGVSANAHVRYTLETHLERTHPYVELYIPPVSLTGDNAIMIAASAYLTHLKAKKLPKLEDVVANGTYSLK
- a CDS encoding PrsW family intramembrane metalloprotease — encoded protein: MPPIETFIFAFLGGLLPALLWLWFWLRQDKHPEPKRLIFLAFFMGMLSVPFVVPFERYAQGIFTGTMMIASWAAIEELLKFGFAYFSVLRRKELNEPIDAVIYMISIALGFAALENTLFLVEPIADGDLVTSILTGNFRFLGATLLHVLSSATVGVFMALSFYRGKKVRSLFTIVGLILAILLHTLFNFFIINSNETNILLVFAFVWAGIVALMLMLEKIKRIKQKCWSLIKRK
- a CDS encoding DHHA1 domain-containing protein, with amino-acid sequence MEKNIVILYHAKCFDGFGAAWVCRKEFGEDAEYIPVSDRITPPEGLDGKEVYVVDFSYPKEVLRDLEIRAKRLVVIDHHLSAEENVRSLKEHVFDLDHSGAILTWQYFFPDTEPPLLLKLIEDNDLWLFNFSETKPFIKILGIISFEFEDWDALAEDFEDKEKRAAILEKGSLYEEYWNMLIKQLADSAKEVEFEGYRVYAINMHGIFRSELGNLLANKKPPFAILWGHKDEDALTFSLRGDGSVNVAEIAEKYGGGGNHDTAAFRITNSVTLPFTLVEELEE
- a CDS encoding glutaredoxin family protein, giving the protein MDKNVVIYSTPSCHFCQMVKEFLDEKSIEYTEHNVAEDLEKRQEMIERSGQMGVPVIFVDEEMMVGFDKEKLSQLLGI
- a CDS encoding DUF456 domain-containing protein is translated as MNGELLWTFTALLFAFGVAGTVIPGLPGIGFVFSGIFLYAYVTGFSTVTVPFVVGAGVVALLAVFADYVGSALGARIGGGKWKSILGSIAGLMVGVATLGPIGVLIGALIGAFLGALAEGVERTQALRVALYTTLGIVGSTVVQFVLAVTLIAGFLIALVF
- a CDS encoding Hsp20/alpha crystallin family protein codes for the protein MIRNKPSFFERLTGATSIDDYEDDIFDEEVAPAPRKARHIEIELEDEEKGDEEGRWIEEEGQLSVDVYQTADQIIIKAIVAGVRPDHLDVSITRDMVTIKGKREEAKEVTEENYFYKELYWGSFARTILLPQEIEPESAEANEKHGVLTIKLPKIDKDRETKLKVKGS
- the lepA gene encoding translation elongation factor 4, which translates into the protein MNTIRNFSIIAHIDHGKSTLADRMLEITGTVEARKMKEQVLDSMELERERGITIKMQPVTMRHTMGGSGYTLNLIDTPGHIDFHYEVSRALKAVEGAILLVDSTQGVQAQTLSTLRMAQEAGLVIVPALSKVDSPLARVEEVAQEVATLLGCDPSDVLHCSGKTGVGVLELLKQVIEQVPAPVSELSDSPESLRGLVFDFQYDTHRGVIVYIRVLDGKVMRGDTLAFKIANEKFNAIEVGIFSPEETPVNELTPGSIGYIVTGIKKPGIASVGDTLVKQGSVVSALSGYMRPTPMVWASVYPESQDDFTELKQALLRLSLSDSSLSFEEETSGVMGRGYRCGFLGMLHLEIVTERLRREFDLEIVVTTPSITYEIVFKGGEHKKVYSAIQFPESNIYEKVLEPWVAVEIIVPADYIGAIMQLLFEHEAIVGDSENFGDDRIRVAADMPLRELMRNFFDQLKNASSGFASILYEVGPMLDADVIRLDVLISEEVVPAFSRIVARRRVQEEAEAIVERLSKLLPRQQVVVKIQGRALGRILASRKLSALKKDVTGHLYGGDITRKRKLWEKQKKGKKKMQLHAKVNIPQDVFLKVMRGDERK
- a CDS encoding oligosaccharide flippase family protein, which encodes MVRNLLSLLHREIRGLHAAAYFLGIFALLSAVLALVRDRLLAHYFGAGDVLDIYYAAFRLPDMVFVSVASLVSIYALIPFLSRNEDGEEGQRRFIGHILSAFLFFISGVSLVLFFLAPYILPRLFPGLVDSVHFDTLIILTRLLLLQPIVLGISNIFGSVTQVYGRFVLYGITPLLYNLGIIIGVLFFYPSLGLLGLGYGVLLGAVLHAGIQLPFVAARGFLSRITVRFNMRELKDVVTLSLPRTLALSAQHIALLFLISIASLMAKGSITVFSLSFNLQAVPLAIIGVSYSVAAFPTLARLFSSGNKEEYIEHILTAARHIIFWSTPIVVLVVVLRAQIVRVILGSGAFDWTDTRLTAALFALFSLSLVAQGLTLLFVRGYYASGRTQLPFVVNVFSGALTIASAGAFLYIFNASDTWRFFFESLFRIEGIPGTEVLMLPLGFSFGAIVNAGIFWFLFGRDARGFSRRILKVFFEVLSASVVMGFITHQLLNLFDDIFDIETFWGIFAQGFFSGIIGILAGSILLIALGNKEIGEIKQSLLHRFWKTPVVGGERTEL
- a CDS encoding GIY-YIG nuclease family protein, which gives rise to MYYVYILKSEKDESIYVGYTNDLKRRFVEHNEGQNTSTKHKIPFQLIYYESYKAQADAKHREKQLKRFSGSMTHLKNRIRNSLGK